The following are encoded together in the Salmonella enterica subsp. enterica serovar Choleraesuis genome:
- a CDS encoding XRE family transcriptional regulator produces MDIARQLADRLKSLRQHYGWSLSEAASRTGVSKAMLGQIERQESSPTVATLWKLATGFNVPFTELLMPDLDGESQPQATMVATPLFPYDPQLNLDYLALRLEPGATSQSEPHQHGVIEHVVVVSGLLCLTTPDGKWELRAGEGWRFAGDVTHSYHNPGAVPVLFHSLIHYPPSAGEK; encoded by the coding sequence ATGGATATCGCGCGCCAGCTGGCCGACCGGCTCAAATCTCTGCGGCAGCACTATGGCTGGAGCCTAAGCGAGGCTGCCAGCCGCACCGGGGTATCTAAAGCTATGTTGGGCCAGATAGAGCGTCAGGAGTCCAGCCCGACCGTGGCCACCCTGTGGAAACTGGCAACCGGATTTAATGTTCCATTTACCGAACTGTTAATGCCCGATCTCGATGGTGAGTCGCAGCCGCAGGCGACGATGGTAGCCACGCCGCTGTTTCCCTATGACCCGCAACTTAATCTGGATTATCTGGCGCTGCGCCTGGAGCCTGGGGCAACCAGCCAGTCCGAGCCGCACCAGCATGGCGTTATCGAGCACGTGGTGGTGGTAAGCGGCCTGTTATGTCTGACGACGCCGGACGGCAAATGGGAGCTGCGGGCCGGAGAGGGCTGGCGTTTTGCCGGAGATGTTACCCACAGCTATCATAATCCCGGTGCGGTGCCGGTGCTGTTCCATAGCCTGATTCACTATCCACCATCCGCAGGTGAGAAATAA
- the ydcO gene encoding inner membrane protein YdcO, translating into MFSRLPLPAISAGFIAVIIGYTSSAAIVWQAALAAGASPAMAAGWLSALGVAMGISSLWLSLRYRAPVLTAWSTPGAALLATSLHGLTPAQSVGVFIFAAALTTLCGVTGLFARLMRAIPPALASAMLAGILLKFGLDTFRVAPDNGWLVGAMLIGWLACRRLFPRLAIIAALTCGVAAALLQGQVALTLPGSPWVPPAFTLPQFSFSTLLGVGIPFFLVNMASQNAPGFAALQAAGYPVPASPLITSTGLLTMLLAPFGVFSVCIAAISAAVCQGEEAGPRPEQRWKASACAGAFYLLAGVSGGLLTALLAAFPEAFIQALAGLALLGTFSGSLTQALRDEGGRDGAIITFLVTASGIALAGVSSAFWGLVAGAIVHLALRRPRAT; encoded by the coding sequence ATGTTTTCCCGTTTGCCGTTACCGGCTATCAGCGCCGGTTTTATCGCCGTTATTATCGGCTATACCAGCTCGGCGGCTATTGTGTGGCAGGCAGCGCTGGCGGCCGGTGCCAGCCCGGCTATGGCCGCAGGGTGGTTATCGGCACTTGGGGTCGCTATGGGCATCAGCTCACTGTGGCTGAGCTTACGCTACCGCGCGCCGGTACTTACCGCATGGTCAACGCCCGGCGCAGCGCTGCTGGCCACCAGCCTGCATGGTCTGACCCCGGCACAATCGGTTGGCGTATTTATCTTCGCCGCCGCGCTGACTACGCTGTGTGGCGTGACCGGGCTGTTTGCCCGGCTCATGCGGGCCATTCCTCCGGCGCTTGCCAGCGCAATGCTGGCCGGGATCCTTTTAAAATTTGGTCTCGACACCTTCCGCGTAGCGCCGGATAACGGCTGGCTGGTGGGGGCCATGCTCATTGGCTGGCTGGCATGCCGCCGACTGTTTCCCCGGCTGGCGATTATTGCCGCCCTGACATGTGGCGTTGCGGCGGCATTACTTCAGGGCCAGGTTGCGCTAACGCTGCCGGGCAGCCCGTGGGTTCCGCCAGCCTTCACCCTGCCACAATTTTCATTCAGTACCCTGCTTGGGGTGGGTATTCCGTTCTTTCTGGTAAATATGGCCTCACAGAATGCGCCGGGATTTGCCGCACTTCAGGCGGCTGGCTATCCGGTTCCCGCCTCACCGCTAATCACATCAACCGGACTGCTCACCATGCTACTGGCGCCGTTTGGGGTATTTTCAGTGTGTATCGCAGCAATTTCCGCTGCGGTATGTCAGGGCGAAGAGGCTGGCCCCAGACCCGAGCAGCGCTGGAAAGCCAGCGCCTGTGCAGGCGCGTTTTACCTGCTGGCGGGCGTCTCCGGCGGGCTGCTGACAGCGCTGCTGGCGGCGTTCCCTGAGGCATTTATTCAAGCGCTGGCCGGGCTGGCATTGCTGGGTACTTTTAGCGGTAGTCTCACTCAGGCGCTACGCGACGAAGGCGGTCGCGATGGAGCGATAATCACCTTTTTGGTGACCGCATCCGGTATAGCCCTGGCGGGCGTGAGTTCAGCATTTTGGGGGCTGGTGGCCGGAGCCATTGTCCATCTGGCGTTACGCCGTCCGCGCGCCACGTAA
- a CDS encoding AraC family transcriptional regulator codes for MKSHYAAVDNLQQHKAQLRDSIWLDSDVQLAAWYNCNDRVQQYNQHHILSLYLADGVETYRRTVDGWRNGGGPDRFCLMPSQAEYTWDIRGSLSFAHLYYTDAHLRDIAQRIWDRSPAGIELDERIFAADPQIAVIFRHFLLSVDWQQAANQLQLSSATTLLLTHIIQHHSAVRWRTPGVSGGLAPVVLRRVQEWVQENLDAPLTLGQMAAQAGLSEYHFARMFRQSVGMAPHQYVMAQRMALAERMVRDGHLPFTEIALACGFSSASHFSNRFRATFGMTPSQLRGARTA; via the coding sequence ATGAAATCACATTACGCCGCCGTCGATAACTTACAGCAGCATAAAGCCCAGTTGCGTGACAGCATCTGGCTGGACTCCGACGTGCAGCTGGCGGCCTGGTATAACTGCAATGACCGGGTGCAGCAGTACAATCAGCACCATATTCTGAGCCTCTACCTGGCCGATGGTGTCGAAACTTATCGTCGCACTGTCGATGGATGGCGTAACGGTGGTGGCCCGGATCGCTTTTGCCTGATGCCCAGTCAGGCAGAATATACCTGGGATATTCGCGGCTCCCTCTCTTTTGCTCACCTCTATTACACCGATGCGCATTTGCGGGATATCGCCCAGCGTATTTGGGATCGCAGTCCGGCGGGGATTGAACTGGATGAGCGGATTTTTGCCGCCGATCCGCAGATAGCGGTTATCTTTCGCCACTTTTTGCTGAGCGTGGACTGGCAGCAGGCCGCTAATCAGCTCCAGCTTAGTAGCGCCACCACGTTGTTGCTGACGCATATTATTCAGCATCACAGTGCGGTGCGCTGGCGCACGCCTGGCGTTAGCGGCGGGCTGGCACCGGTGGTACTGCGCCGGGTACAGGAGTGGGTGCAGGAGAATCTCGATGCGCCATTGACGCTGGGGCAGATGGCCGCTCAGGCCGGGCTTAGTGAATACCACTTTGCCCGGATGTTCCGCCAGTCCGTAGGCATGGCTCCTCATCAGTACGTAATGGCACAACGAATGGCGCTGGCCGAGCGGATGGTTCGCGATGGTCATCTGCCTTTTACTGAAATTGCCCTTGCCTGCGGTTTTAGTTCCGCCAGCCATTTCAGTAACCGATTTAGGGCAACTTTTGGCATGACGCCGAGCCAGTTACGTGGCGCGCGGACGGCGTAA
- a CDS encoding membrane protein → MNALLYALVVVIWGTTWIAIVLQQGVVPATVSIFWRFALSAIILLGLLTVTRRLQRLTPRDHLFCLAQGACVFGFNYYCFYHATSFISSGLESVIFSMAILFNALNGWLWFRTVPAPRFYLAAVLGIIGICTLFWRDLHAAHSAELLTGVGLSLLGTWGFSLGNMISTRHQRRGLDTFSTNGWAMSYGALIMGLVSLAHGDSFRMDFSLRYLGSLGYLTLFGSIIAFGAYFTLVKRIGAGPAAYSTLLFPLVALGISTVYEGYEWTPNALAGLALILGGNLVMFIRLPQRVWRRRPQNAA, encoded by the coding sequence ATGAATGCCCTGCTCTATGCGCTTGTGGTTGTTATCTGGGGAACGACCTGGATTGCGATTGTGCTGCAACAAGGCGTGGTACCCGCCACGGTTTCTATTTTCTGGCGCTTTGCCCTGTCGGCCATCATTCTGCTGGGGTTACTGACCGTAACCCGCCGCCTGCAACGTCTGACACCGCGCGACCATCTGTTTTGCCTGGCGCAGGGTGCCTGCGTATTCGGCTTTAACTACTACTGTTTTTATCACGCGACGTCGTTTATCAGCAGCGGTCTGGAATCGGTTATCTTTTCGATGGCGATTTTATTTAACGCACTCAATGGCTGGCTGTGGTTTCGCACGGTGCCTGCACCCCGTTTTTATCTGGCCGCCGTGCTGGGTATTATCGGTATCTGCACTCTGTTCTGGCGCGACCTGCATGCGGCTCACAGCGCGGAGTTATTAACCGGCGTTGGCCTGTCGCTGCTCGGTACCTGGGGTTTTTCGCTGGGAAATATGATCTCGACGCGCCATCAGCGTCGGGGGCTGGATACATTCTCCACCAACGGTTGGGCCATGAGCTACGGCGCATTAATTATGGGCCTGGTGTCGCTGGCTCACGGCGACAGCTTCCGAATGGACTTCTCCCTGCGCTATCTCGGCTCGCTGGGGTATCTGACCCTATTCGGCTCGATTATCGCCTTTGGCGCTTATTTCACGCTGGTAAAACGTATCGGCGCCGGGCCTGCCGCTTACAGTACGCTGCTGTTCCCTTTAGTGGCGCTCGGGATTTCAACGGTATATGAAGGCTATGAGTGGACACCTAACGCGCTGGCTGGACTGGCGTTGATTTTAGGGGGGAATCTGGTGATGTTTATTCGCCTGCCGCAAAGAGTGTGGCGGCGCAGGCCACAAAACGCGGCCTGA
- the tehB gene encoding tellurite resistance methyltransferase TehB — protein sequence MERDANYFSEKYGLTRTHSEVLNAVNYVTPGRTLDLGCGSGRNSLYLAAKGFEVDAWDRNEMGLRNLAHIASEEGLSTHLRTRNVDLNELSFDAGYDFILSTVVMMFLQPQTIPGLIANMQRCTLPGGYNLIVAAMDTADYPCTVGFPFAFKENELKNYYAGWELVKYNEDMGELHKTDENGQRIKLRFATLLARKI from the coding sequence ATGGAACGTGATGCTAACTACTTTAGCGAAAAATACGGTCTGACCCGCACGCATTCAGAAGTGCTTAATGCCGTCAACTACGTGACGCCGGGGAGAACCCTCGACCTTGGTTGCGGCAGCGGTCGTAATAGCCTGTATCTGGCGGCGAAAGGATTTGAAGTAGATGCCTGGGATCGTAATGAGATGGGGCTGCGTAACCTGGCTCACATTGCATCGGAAGAAGGGCTGAGTACCCATTTGCGTACGCGCAATGTTGATCTTAACGAACTGAGCTTCGATGCCGGATACGATTTTATTCTGTCCACCGTGGTCATGATGTTTTTACAGCCTCAAACCATCCCGGGCCTTATCGCTAACATGCAGCGTTGCACATTGCCGGGTGGGTATAACCTGATTGTCGCCGCGATGGATACCGCGGATTATCCTTGTACCGTAGGCTTCCCATTTGCGTTTAAAGAGAACGAGCTGAAAAACTACTATGCGGGCTGGGAGCTGGTGAAATACAACGAAGATATGGGTGAGCTTCATAAAACCGATGAAAACGGTCAGCGCATCAAACTACGTTTCGCCACTCTGCTGGCACGTAAAATCTAA
- a CDS encoding dicarboxylate transporter/tellurite-resistance protein TehA, translating into MSKNTPVRPDNSATFLNLPAGYFGIVLGTIGIGFSWRYAATIWPLSPRVGDAIVLIAIVVWALLACAFIWRLIAQRHSVVAEIHHPLMSSYVSLFPATTMLVAIGITPWCHPLALILFTCGAIGQLGYAAWQSAGLWRGHHPVAATTPGLYLPTVASNFISAMACGALGLHDMGWLFLGAGVLSWLSLEPAILHRMRSVDEMPPAVRTSLGIQLAPSLVACSAYLAVNGGHSDSFAKMLFGYGLLQLLFMARLIPWYMAQPFSPGFWSFSFGITALATTGLHLGHSAPDGILHWLALPLFILANIIIGLLALKTLILLARGKLLVRTAAPRPLTSEE; encoded by the coding sequence ATGAGCAAAAATACACCCGTCCGGCCTGATAATTCCGCCACCTTTCTTAATTTGCCCGCCGGCTATTTTGGCATTGTGCTGGGGACTATTGGGATTGGGTTCTCCTGGCGTTACGCCGCTACCATCTGGCCGCTGTCGCCGCGGGTGGGTGATGCCATTGTTTTGATAGCTATTGTGGTCTGGGCGCTTTTGGCCTGTGCTTTTATCTGGCGGTTGATTGCTCAGCGCCACAGCGTAGTGGCGGAAATTCATCATCCACTGATGAGCAGCTACGTTAGCCTGTTTCCGGCCACCACCATGCTGGTGGCGATTGGCATTACTCCATGGTGCCATCCTCTGGCGCTGATTCTGTTCACCTGCGGCGCGATAGGGCAGCTTGGCTACGCGGCCTGGCAAAGCGCCGGGCTGTGGCGCGGGCACCATCCGGTCGCCGCTACTACGCCGGGGCTATACCTTCCAACTGTCGCCAGTAACTTTATTAGCGCCATGGCATGCGGAGCCCTTGGCCTGCACGATATGGGGTGGCTATTTCTGGGCGCCGGGGTGTTGTCCTGGCTGAGTCTCGAACCGGCCATTCTGCACCGGATGCGTAGCGTTGATGAGATGCCGCCCGCCGTGCGTACCTCTTTGGGTATTCAGCTGGCACCTTCACTGGTGGCCTGTAGCGCTTATCTGGCCGTCAACGGCGGCCACTCAGACAGCTTTGCGAAAATGCTGTTTGGCTACGGCCTGCTGCAACTGCTGTTTATGGCGCGCCTGATCCCGTGGTATATGGCCCAGCCGTTCTCGCCGGGGTTCTGGAGCTTTTCGTTCGGTATAACCGCGCTTGCCACCACCGGGCTGCACCTTGGCCATTCGGCTCCCGATGGCATTTTGCACTGGCTGGCGCTGCCGCTGTTCATTCTTGCCAATATCATCATCGGGCTGCTGGCGCTGAAGACGCTGATATTACTGGCCCGGGGAAAATTGCTGGTGCGCACTGCTGCGCCCCGGCCGCTGACATCTGAGGAATAA
- a CDS encoding acetyltransferase, with translation MKKYRLSEESRPFTVQENGSRRRITLHQLIAERQFADVLPGTPGGWVESEQQLSHDGDSWIYHHNSLVWGGARVTENARVLGECMLSDGAWLGGKSTVDSSQIQGAVQIGGSAQVLGCKVSGHSRITAAARVEHCEITGSDRAVSAAVRIEGQAQLYACRVAHQASIGEQARLRYVLVDHRAAIYGQAELLGNDINHIWVCDCAQVYDSARLIAGELDGQSPVLRYGARVFGNAEVYGDCLLRQRVQVGGEARLRGGPLVLDGQVEIGGHARLEGDILVEDRVVIAGRMELRATDSALHIRGPKFLDGDSLITQVPYYGLY, from the coding sequence ATGAAGAAATATCGATTAAGCGAAGAGTCCCGGCCCTTTACCGTCCAGGAAAATGGCTCCCGGCGACGCATTACGCTGCACCAGCTTATTGCCGAACGGCAGTTTGCCGATGTGCTGCCCGGAACCCCCGGCGGCTGGGTGGAGAGCGAACAGCAGCTTAGTCACGATGGCGATAGCTGGATTTATCACCACAATAGCCTCGTCTGGGGCGGCGCGCGGGTTACTGAAAATGCCCGAGTGCTTGGCGAATGTATGCTCAGCGACGGTGCGTGGCTCGGCGGTAAGTCCACCGTAGATAGCAGCCAGATTCAGGGGGCGGTGCAGATAGGCGGAAGCGCTCAGGTGCTGGGCTGCAAGGTCTCAGGACATAGCCGGATAACCGCCGCCGCCCGGGTAGAACATTGCGAAATTACCGGCTCAGATCGGGCGGTTTCTGCGGCAGTGCGCATTGAAGGTCAGGCTCAGCTCTATGCCTGCCGGGTTGCTCATCAGGCTTCTATCGGCGAGCAGGCGCGCCTGCGCTATGTACTGGTGGATCACCGGGCGGCAATTTATGGTCAGGCAGAGCTTTTGGGCAACGATATTAATCACATTTGGGTTTGCGACTGCGCCCAGGTTTATGACTCAGCCCGGCTGATAGCCGGTGAACTGGATGGCCAAAGCCCGGTATTACGTTATGGTGCGCGAGTATTTGGCAATGCAGAAGTTTATGGCGACTGCCTGTTACGCCAGCGGGTCCAGGTCGGCGGTGAGGCGCGATTGCGCGGCGGCCCGCTGGTACTGGATGGACAGGTGGAGATAGGCGGGCACGCCCGGCTTGAAGGTGACATTCTGGTGGAGGATCGCGTGGTTATTGCGGGCCGCATGGAGCTGCGCGCTACCGATAGCGCTCTGCATATCCGCGGCCCGAAGTTTTTGGATGGCGATAGTCTGATAACCCAGGTTCCCTATTACGGGCTTTACTGA
- a CDS encoding ribosomal protein L7/L12-serine acetyltransferase gives MNHTEASPGEEVLSVDGELELHAVSERFIDPLLEVIVRHREWLQQSMNWPAEVKGRADIERTVRGNMMLHQRGYSKMYMLLVAGELVGVLSFNQIEPNNKTAYIGYWRSPDCPRKGVVSQALQKVMAHYSAAGIIRRFVIKCIVTNEASNQLARRNGFQLEGRMREAEFLNGSYHDQHIYGCIIDPASDNQ, from the coding sequence GTGAATCACACTGAAGCCAGCCCCGGCGAAGAGGTCCTGTCAGTTGACGGTGAACTGGAACTGCATGCGGTCAGCGAGCGTTTTATCGATCCGCTGCTGGAGGTTATCGTTCGTCACCGGGAGTGGCTGCAACAATCGATGAACTGGCCGGCTGAGGTCAAAGGTCGGGCCGATATTGAACGCACGGTACGCGGTAATATGATGCTGCACCAGCGCGGCTATAGCAAAATGTACATGTTGCTGGTGGCCGGTGAATTGGTCGGAGTATTGTCGTTCAATCAGATAGAGCCAAACAACAAAACCGCCTACATTGGCTACTGGCGCTCGCCGGACTGCCCGCGTAAAGGCGTGGTCTCTCAGGCACTGCAAAAGGTGATGGCGCATTATAGCGCGGCGGGGATCATTCGCCGCTTTGTGATTAAGTGCATCGTGACTAACGAAGCCAGTAACCAGTTGGCACGGCGTAATGGTTTTCAACTGGAAGGGCGGATGCGCGAGGCGGAGTTCCTCAACGGCAGCTATCACGACCAGCATATCTATGGATGCATCATCGACCCGGCCAGCGATAATCAATAA
- the mdoD gene encoding glucans biosynthesis protein D yields the protein MNRRRFIKASMALAAACGTPALASLFSQQAWAAGENGIADGQSRPFSFSELQQMASSLAKEPWGGAPRALPDTLANLTPQAYNSIQYDAGHSLWNGINGRQLDVQYFHVGMGFKRRVRMFSLDPASHQAREIHFRPELFNYHDAGVDTKALQGQSDLGFAGFKVFKKPELTRRDVVSFLGASYFRAVDDTYQYGLSARGLAVDTFTDTPEEFPDFTSFWFETPKASDTTFVVYALLDSPSVTGAYKFIIHCQTKQVVMEVENHLFARKDIKQVGIAPMTSMFSCGTNERRMCDTIHPQIHDSDRLAMWRGNGEWVCRPLNNPQRLQFNAFQDDSPKGFGLLQLDHDFATYQDVMGWYDKRPSLWVEPSNQWGKGSVNLMEIPTTGETLDNIVCFWQPEKPVRAGDTLNFSYRLYWSSVPPVHTPLSRVLATRTGMGGFPEGWAPGEHYPDKWARRFAIDFVGGDLKAAAPKGIEPVITLSSGEAKQVEILYVEPFDGYRILFDWYPTSASTEPVEMRMFLRCQGDAISETWLYQYFPPAADKRNYVDDRQMR from the coding sequence ATGAATCGCAGACGTTTTATTAAAGCTTCTATGGCGCTGGCCGCAGCCTGCGGAACGCCAGCTCTCGCTTCATTGTTTTCGCAACAGGCATGGGCTGCCGGGGAGAATGGCATCGCTGACGGGCAATCGCGACCGTTTAGCTTCAGCGAACTGCAGCAAATGGCCAGCTCACTGGCGAAAGAACCGTGGGGCGGAGCGCCGCGAGCGCTGCCCGATACTCTGGCAAACCTTACCCCTCAGGCCTATAACAGTATTCAGTATGATGCCGGTCATTCCCTGTGGAATGGGATAAATGGCCGTCAGCTCGATGTGCAGTATTTCCACGTGGGCATGGGTTTTAAACGTCGGGTGCGGATGTTTTCTCTCGATCCGGCCAGCCATCAGGCCCGCGAGATCCATTTCCGCCCGGAACTGTTTAACTACCACGATGCCGGTGTCGATACCAAGGCATTACAGGGCCAGTCCGATCTCGGTTTCGCCGGATTTAAAGTCTTTAAGAAGCCGGAATTAACGCGTCGCGACGTTGTGTCGTTCCTTGGCGCAAGCTACTTCCGCGCCGTGGACGATACCTACCAGTACGGCCTGTCGGCGCGCGGTCTGGCGGTAGACACGTTCACCGATACGCCAGAAGAGTTCCCGGACTTCACTTCGTTTTGGTTTGAAACGCCAAAAGCCAGCGACACAACCTTTGTGGTTTATGCGCTGCTCGACAGCCCAAGCGTTACCGGGGCCTATAAATTCATCATTCATTGCCAGACCAAACAGGTGGTGATGGAGGTGGAGAACCATCTGTTTGCCCGTAAAGATATTAAACAAGTCGGTATCGCGCCGATGACCAGCATGTTTAGCTGCGGCACCAACGAGCGGCGGATGTGTGACACCATCCACCCGCAAATCCACGATTCTGACCGCCTGGCCATGTGGCGCGGCAACGGGGAGTGGGTTTGTCGGCCATTGAACAACCCGCAGCGCCTGCAATTTAATGCTTTCCAGGACGATAGCCCGAAAGGTTTTGGCCTGCTGCAGCTCGACCATGATTTCGCTACCTATCAGGATGTGATGGGCTGGTACGATAAGCGCCCGAGCCTGTGGGTTGAGCCATCGAACCAGTGGGGCAAAGGCTCGGTAAACCTGATGGAGATCCCGACCACCGGTGAAACGCTGGATAACATCGTCTGTTTCTGGCAGCCGGAAAAACCGGTACGCGCCGGAGATACTCTGAACTTCAGCTACCGTTTGTACTGGAGCAGCGTGCCGCCGGTGCATACGCCACTGTCTCGGGTGCTGGCGACCCGCACCGGTATGGGCGGATTCCCGGAAGGATGGGCGCCGGGTGAACACTATCCGGATAAATGGGCGCGTCGCTTTGCCATCGACTTTGTCGGAGGTGATTTGAAAGCCGCAGCGCCAAAAGGGATTGAACCGGTTATTACCCTGTCCAGCGGAGAGGCGAAACAGGTGGAAATCCTGTATGTCGAACCGTTTGACGGCTATCGCATTCTGTTTGACTGGTACCCGACATCTGCCTCCACCGAGCCGGTGGAGATGCGCATGTTTCTGCGTTGCCAGGGCGATGCCATCAGCGAAACCTGGCTCTATCAGTACTTCCCTCCGGCTGCGGATAAACGTAATTACGTCGACGACCGCCAGATGCGTTAA
- a CDS encoding carboxylic ester hydrolase, with the protein MNNPSTIHITLPDGELIGLREDALAIWRGIPYAAPPLGELRWRAPQPVERWEGVREAFDNGSACWQDEVACSEMGGGSPGSLSEDCLWLNVFAPAESSEPLPVMVWLHGGGYTIGSAGLPPYDGRALARRGVVLVSVNYRLGHFGFFSHPALDDEEQEGPVANFALLDQIAALRWVQQNIHLFGGDAGRVTLFGESAGARSVLSLMASPLAKGLFHQAAVQSAYTLDDVPLSKARTRSQTLINALLPHDNDAPPLTAAELRAIPAQDIAQASVACSTGPVPIAGDRVLPVPMLETFFATRQHRMPVLIGSNSDEASVMAWFGMDLAEQIQRLRREQRLGLALIRLLYPRVRGDAQLGRVVCRDMAFTTLGLVVMQAQQRAGQPCWRYYFDYVSESGRSQFPDGAWHGNDIPYVFDNLDLAPVVMGRDFDDQDRAFAALVADYWVSFARSAGSHTQSLPGPMAWPACSGKHSRTLGLGVGSRYRLRLWRGFMQLRLQFFKRVMRHHVTLD; encoded by the coding sequence ATGAATAACCCAAGCACCATTCATATTACTCTGCCGGATGGTGAGCTTATTGGTCTGCGCGAAGACGCTCTCGCTATCTGGCGTGGGATCCCTTATGCGGCTCCACCGCTGGGCGAACTGCGCTGGCGGGCTCCTCAGCCAGTGGAGCGCTGGGAAGGTGTCCGCGAAGCATTTGATAACGGCAGCGCCTGTTGGCAGGACGAAGTCGCCTGTAGCGAAATGGGCGGCGGTAGTCCGGGTTCGCTGTCGGAAGATTGTCTGTGGCTAAACGTTTTTGCCCCGGCAGAATCCAGCGAACCGCTGCCGGTGATGGTCTGGCTGCACGGAGGCGGATATACCATCGGCAGCGCCGGGCTGCCACCTTATGACGGACGGGCGCTGGCCCGGCGCGGGGTGGTTCTGGTCAGCGTTAATTACCGGCTGGGGCATTTCGGCTTCTTCAGCCATCCGGCGCTGGACGATGAGGAGCAAGAAGGGCCTGTCGCGAACTTTGCCCTGCTGGATCAGATAGCCGCGCTGCGCTGGGTGCAGCAAAATATTCATCTGTTTGGCGGCGATGCCGGGCGGGTGACACTGTTTGGTGAATCGGCGGGAGCGCGTAGCGTGCTGTCACTGATGGCTTCACCGCTGGCTAAAGGGTTATTCCATCAGGCGGCGGTGCAGAGCGCCTATACCCTGGATGATGTACCTCTCTCCAAGGCCCGAACCCGCAGCCAGACGCTCATTAATGCGCTGCTTCCTCACGACAACGACGCGCCGCCGCTCACCGCTGCCGAGCTGCGGGCTATTCCAGCTCAGGACATAGCGCAAGCCTCGGTAGCCTGTAGCACCGGCCCGGTGCCGATTGCGGGCGACCGGGTGCTGCCGGTACCCATGCTGGAGACCTTCTTTGCGACTCGCCAGCACCGAATGCCAGTTCTGATTGGTAGTAATAGCGACGAGGCCAGTGTGATGGCCTGGTTTGGAATGGATCTTGCCGAGCAGATCCAGCGCCTGCGGCGTGAGCAGCGGCTGGGACTGGCATTGATACGGCTGCTGTATCCACGGGTGCGCGGCGATGCCCAGCTTGGCCGCGTGGTCTGCCGCGATATGGCCTTCACCACGCTTGGTCTGGTAGTAATGCAGGCTCAGCAGCGGGCCGGGCAGCCGTGCTGGCGCTACTACTTTGATTATGTGAGTGAAAGCGGGCGCAGCCAGTTTCCCGACGGAGCCTGGCACGGCAATGATATTCCGTATGTGTTTGATAATCTTGATCTGGCACCGGTTGTCATGGGACGTGACTTTGATGACCAGGATCGGGCGTTTGCCGCGCTGGTGGCTGATTATTGGGTCAGCTTTGCCCGTAGCGCCGGAAGTCATACTCAATCTTTACCGGGGCCAATGGCATGGCCGGCGTGTAGCGGTAAACACTCCCGTACTCTTGGTCTGGGCGTCGGCAGCCGCTATAGATTGCGCCTGTGGCGCGGTTTTATGCAGCTGCGCCTGCAATTTTTTAAGCGGGTAATGCGTCATCATGTGACGCTGGACTAA